Proteins encoded in a region of the Terriglobales bacterium genome:
- a CDS encoding radical SAM protein: MKKKSSLRAIHLVKGWGGILTGRSPLMSIEITRECPLSCPGCYAYGEDHLGGEKNLRDLSDFKGDELVERVVDLVRRYRPLHVSLVGGEPMMRHRELETIIPRLTALGSFVMLVTSAVIPIPKHWMKFKDFRTTISVDGLPEHHDVRRKPATYERILRNIAGCEVNVHWTLTRPMFERDGYLEDYVRFWSERPEVNFIWVSTYSPQRGEDSAEMLQPEHYQRLIREAPELRRRYPKFLFNQEIARTLLAPPRNPDDCIFSKMSVNYTADLRTRVEPCIFGGDPDCSKCGCAISSALHWIGHRQLAGPLTVGHLVRGSVGIGKFAANFRPGVREALRWERDLAAGAPRADNLVQIAPPVPIATDQKRENAAAGD; the protein is encoded by the coding sequence ATGAAGAAGAAAAGCAGCCTTCGGGCCATACACCTGGTGAAAGGTTGGGGCGGGATCCTGACCGGCCGCTCACCGCTAATGTCGATTGAAATCACGCGCGAGTGTCCGTTGAGTTGTCCTGGCTGCTACGCCTATGGAGAAGACCACCTCGGCGGCGAGAAGAATCTGCGCGACCTCAGCGACTTCAAGGGTGACGAACTGGTGGAACGGGTGGTGGACCTGGTTCGACGCTACCGCCCGCTGCACGTGTCGCTCGTCGGCGGCGAGCCCATGATGCGCCACCGCGAGCTGGAAACGATCATCCCGCGGCTCACCGCGCTGGGAAGCTTTGTCATGCTGGTGACCAGCGCGGTCATTCCCATCCCGAAGCACTGGATGAAATTCAAAGACTTCCGCACCACCATCTCGGTGGACGGGTTGCCCGAACATCACGATGTCCGGCGCAAACCGGCGACGTACGAGCGCATCCTCCGCAACATCGCGGGTTGTGAGGTGAATGTGCACTGGACGCTCACCCGGCCCATGTTCGAGCGCGACGGCTACCTGGAAGACTACGTACGATTCTGGAGCGAGCGCCCGGAAGTGAATTTCATCTGGGTCAGCACGTATTCACCGCAACGCGGCGAAGATTCCGCGGAAATGCTCCAGCCCGAACACTACCAGCGCCTGATTCGCGAGGCGCCGGAACTACGGCGGCGATATCCGAAGTTCCTGTTCAACCAGGAGATCGCGCGTACGCTGCTGGCGCCGCCGCGCAATCCGGACGACTGTATTTTTTCCAAGATGTCGGTGAATTACACCGCCGACCTGCGCACGCGCGTGGAGCCATGCATTTTCGGCGGCGATCCGGATTGCAGTAAATGCGGGTGCGCGATCAGTTCAGCGCTCCACTGGATTGGGCACCGGCAACTGGCCGGCCCGCTCACGGTCGGGCACCTGGTGCGCGGTTCGGTTGGGATTGGCAAGTTCGCCGCCAACTTCCGTCCCGGCGTTCGCGAGGCCCTGCGCTGGGAACGTGACCTCGCGGCTGGCGCGCCGCGCGCAGATAACCTGGTGCAAATCGCTCCACCGGTCCCTATCGCGACGGATCAAAAGCGGGAGAACGCGGCCGCCGGCGACTAG
- a CDS encoding outer membrane lipoprotein-sorting protein, translated as MQYKKSAIGYLIFLIAALAAAQAPQPPQVPAQFTQQEPRPELQTIVQRMEQAARENREKYRAYVITREYRMYGGGEQKPGSTVVADISFVPPKTQEFKITETQGSARGENVVRHILENEQRAAETGQAPGAVTRENYEFTLQGEQRVDEHDCFVLGLTPKHKEKNLIVGRAWVDKNTYLVRRVQGEMAKMPSWWIKSVEVTLDFGDVSGMWMKTHTTANADVRVFGPHTLQENAIRVRTGSTVAEVAGTRAQQSRRSFRRAEAVLGTFQH; from the coding sequence GTGCAATATAAAAAATCGGCAATCGGCTACCTAATTTTCCTAATCGCCGCATTGGCGGCAGCCCAGGCACCCCAGCCTCCGCAGGTTCCAGCCCAATTCACCCAGCAGGAACCCCGTCCAGAGTTGCAGACCATCGTGCAGCGGATGGAACAGGCGGCGCGCGAGAACCGGGAAAAATACCGGGCTTACGTCATTACGCGCGAATACCGCATGTACGGCGGCGGTGAGCAGAAGCCGGGCTCGACGGTGGTGGCCGATATCAGCTTCGTTCCTCCCAAGACGCAGGAATTCAAGATCACGGAAACCCAGGGTAGTGCCCGCGGTGAAAACGTGGTGCGCCACATCCTGGAGAACGAACAGAGAGCGGCTGAGACGGGCCAGGCGCCGGGCGCGGTGACCCGCGAGAATTACGAATTCACCCTCCAGGGCGAACAGCGCGTGGATGAACACGACTGCTTCGTGCTCGGACTTACACCCAAACACAAGGAAAAGAACTTGATCGTCGGTCGCGCCTGGGTGGATAAGAATACCTACCTGGTGCGCAGGGTGCAGGGAGAGATGGCAAAGATGCCCTCGTGGTGGATCAAGTCCGTGGAAGTCACTCTCGACTTCGGCGACGTCAGCGGCATGTGGATGAAGACGCACACCACGGCGAATGCGGACGTTCGGGTCTTCGGCCCGCACACGCTGCAGGAGAATGCGATCAGGGTCCGAACCGGATCGACGGTGGCGGAAGTTGCGGGCACTCGAGCCCAGCAGTCGAGGCGCTCTTTCCGCCGCGCGGAGGCCGTGCTCGGGACCTTCCAGCACTAA
- a CDS encoding carboxypeptidase regulatory-like domain-containing protein produces MAKKLHFLLVSILLACVLPLPAQQVAVSVGGRVSDTTGAVVPNATVKAVNTQTGFSRNTTSSTTGDYQLTAMPVGDYRISAEAQGLKRMVRSVHLDIGANATIDFALPPGQVTQEINVEAQPEAVEPTRSMVSEVIAEREIETLPVNGRQFIDFALLAPGVTIGDTTSGSTDVIIEPVTKLSFAGQNIHYNFVAIDGADNMSTASGIQKTTPSQEAVKEFRVINSEYSTEAGRAVGGIINIITKSGTNQTHGSVYEYFRNDAMDARSILASPGLDKLRQNQFGFTLGGPIRKDKTFYFGNYEGQRRRESPFYNSIILANLPAINRVKTQFYHLAPENLNVTRNTDYDNMLFRLDHTFNERHNMFVRYFFNDQRATNLSPLNDGFDLPSGFKDNNFRDQSLVASLTSSLSRTLVNELRVQYAHRYFNFPTDTTQPHLEVSNTFTLGVNRGNPDYYEEGRWEVVDNVTKAWGKHTLSFGGNFDHVNTIESFPLFYPFEADFPSLSAFLGTDCLFGPAVPSLCGTAANPIPHPFVIFFERFNAANGFNETSFNTSVFTGQRISQAVRNQARGELGHTYEGLYIQDKWHATDRLTMNYGLRWEGETWPSIALDSPMKNFDPRAGFSYSLGTSHNVILRGGAGLFHGTIPSPLLMCQIPSCGGLSKYPGRENIQDGLNSTTRLSAFGSDPLSMNIALGGILNGNYPLLIPSPFPGAPPSVALDATVVRFAQKHKPPYGEQASLGLEFEPFHDAILDVSYLHVRGIHLGSFYNVNQPNPSGQLLMHDSNGNTGLKNMYCANFPCFPDVGSGIIPNIRTFPFAIDFEADSKWDSRWDGLLVNFNKRMSKHVAGGISYTWSHGIDNGPNPSFVLIPQDSSNFRAERASSADDVRHRFVANMTLQGPTHVNPLVNGFQFSFILTLESPHYFTKFAGFDANGDIFGNNDRVGIEARNTFKGDSYKAADVRLSRTFAFSERTHLEAMAEAFNLTNTLNVRFFNTAYGASDFCPAGGAANGCIGPLFKEGSPNPGYGTPRAVFNPRQIQLAVKLTF; encoded by the coding sequence ATGGCCAAGAAGCTGCATTTCCTGCTGGTCTCCATTCTGCTGGCTTGCGTGCTGCCGTTGCCGGCACAACAAGTAGCCGTTTCCGTCGGAGGCCGCGTCAGCGACACGACCGGCGCCGTGGTGCCGAATGCCACGGTGAAGGCGGTCAACACCCAGACCGGGTTCAGTCGTAACACGACCAGTTCGACCACCGGCGATTACCAGTTGACCGCCATGCCGGTCGGCGATTACCGCATATCGGCCGAGGCCCAAGGCTTGAAGCGGATGGTAAGGAGCGTCCACCTGGATATCGGCGCCAACGCAACGATTGACTTCGCATTGCCGCCGGGGCAGGTGACCCAGGAGATCAACGTCGAGGCGCAGCCGGAGGCGGTGGAACCGACGCGGAGCATGGTCAGCGAGGTCATTGCCGAACGAGAGATCGAGACGCTCCCGGTGAACGGGCGCCAGTTCATCGATTTTGCGCTGCTGGCACCCGGGGTGACGATTGGCGACACCACCTCGGGCTCCACCGACGTGATCATCGAGCCCGTCACCAAGCTGTCATTCGCGGGCCAGAACATCCATTACAACTTCGTGGCCATCGATGGCGCCGACAATATGTCCACCGCCTCCGGCATCCAGAAAACGACGCCGTCGCAGGAAGCGGTCAAGGAATTCCGCGTCATCAACAGCGAGTACAGCACCGAGGCGGGCCGCGCGGTGGGCGGGATCATTAACATCATCACCAAGAGCGGGACCAACCAGACGCACGGCTCGGTCTACGAATATTTCCGCAACGACGCGATGGACGCGCGCAGCATCCTGGCATCGCCCGGATTGGACAAGCTGCGGCAGAACCAGTTCGGGTTCACCCTCGGCGGTCCCATCCGCAAAGACAAGACATTTTACTTCGGCAACTACGAGGGCCAGCGGCGGCGGGAATCGCCGTTCTACAACTCGATCATCCTCGCGAACCTGCCGGCGATCAACCGCGTCAAGACCCAGTTCTATCACCTTGCGCCGGAAAACCTGAATGTCACGCGCAACACCGATTATGACAATATGCTGTTCCGGCTGGACCACACCTTTAATGAGCGGCACAACATGTTCGTGCGCTATTTTTTCAACGACCAGCGCGCCACCAACCTGTCGCCGCTCAACGATGGCTTCGACCTGCCCTCCGGCTTCAAGGACAATAATTTCCGCGACCAGTCGCTGGTGGCATCGCTGACCTCTTCGCTGTCGAGGACCCTGGTCAACGAACTGCGCGTCCAGTATGCCCACCGCTACTTCAATTTCCCGACCGATACCACGCAGCCGCACCTGGAGGTCTCGAACACGTTCACGCTCGGCGTGAACCGCGGCAATCCCGATTACTACGAAGAGGGCCGCTGGGAAGTCGTGGACAACGTCACCAAGGCCTGGGGCAAACACACCCTCAGCTTCGGCGGGAATTTCGACCATGTGAACACGATCGAATCGTTCCCGCTGTTCTATCCCTTCGAGGCGGATTTCCCCAGCTTGAGCGCCTTCCTGGGGACCGATTGCCTGTTCGGTCCGGCGGTACCGTCGTTGTGTGGCACGGCGGCAAACCCGATTCCGCACCCGTTCGTGATTTTCTTCGAGCGTTTCAATGCTGCCAACGGCTTCAACGAAACCTCGTTCAATACCTCGGTCTTCACCGGTCAACGGATCTCGCAGGCCGTGCGCAACCAGGCGCGCGGCGAGTTGGGACACACCTACGAGGGCCTCTACATCCAGGACAAATGGCACGCAACCGATCGTCTGACCATGAATTACGGCCTGAGGTGGGAGGGCGAAACCTGGCCCAGCATTGCCCTGGACAGCCCGATGAAGAACTTCGATCCCCGCGCCGGTTTCTCGTACAGTCTCGGCACCAGCCACAACGTGATCCTGCGCGGCGGAGCGGGCCTGTTCCACGGCACCATCCCCTCGCCCCTGCTGATGTGCCAGATTCCTTCCTGCGGCGGGCTTTCGAAGTATCCCGGCCGCGAAAACATTCAGGACGGGCTGAACTCCACCACCCGGCTTTCCGCGTTCGGTTCCGACCCGCTTTCCATGAACATCGCGCTCGGCGGAATCCTAAACGGCAACTATCCGCTGCTGATTCCCTCTCCTTTCCCCGGCGCTCCGCCCTCGGTCGCGCTGGACGCCACCGTTGTCCGTTTCGCACAGAAACACAAGCCACCCTACGGCGAGCAGGCCAGCCTCGGCCTGGAGTTCGAGCCGTTCCACGATGCCATCCTGGACGTCAGCTACCTGCACGTTCGCGGCATCCATCTCGGCAGCTTCTATAACGTCAACCAGCCGAACCCTTCCGGCCAGTTGCTGATGCACGATTCCAACGGCAATACCGGGCTGAAGAACATGTATTGCGCCAACTTCCCATGCTTCCCCGACGTGGGTTCGGGAATCATCCCCAACATCCGCACTTTCCCGTTCGCCATCGACTTCGAGGCGGACTCGAAGTGGGACTCGCGATGGGACGGGCTGCTGGTGAACTTCAACAAGCGCATGAGCAAGCACGTCGCCGGCGGCATCAGCTACACCTGGTCGCACGGTATCGACAACGGCCCGAACCCAAGCTTCGTGCTGATTCCGCAGGACAGCTCGAATTTCAGGGCCGAACGCGCGAGCTCGGCGGACGACGTGCGGCATCGTTTCGTGGCTAACATGACGCTGCAGGGACCCACGCACGTGAATCCCCTCGTCAACGGCTTCCAGTTCTCCTTCATCCTCACCCTGGAATCGCCGCACTACTTCACCAAGTTTGCCGGGTTCGACGCCAACGGCGACATCTTCGGCAACAACGACCGGGTCGGCATCGAAGCACGCAACACCTTCAAGGGGGACAGCTACAAGGCTGCCGACGTGCGCCTATCGCGTACGTTCGCCTTCAGCGAGCGGACCCACCTGGAAGCAATGGCAGAGGCCTTCAACCTGACCAATACGCTCAACGTGCGTTTCTTTAACACCGCCTACGGCGCATCGGATTTTTGCCCCGCCGGCGGCGCCGCCAACGGCTGCATAGGACCTCTATTCAAGGAAGGTTCGCCGAACCCCGGCTATGGAACGCCTCGGGCAGTTTTCAATCCGCGGCAGATTCAATTGGCCGTCAAGCTGACGTTCTAA
- a CDS encoding VOC family protein, with protein sequence MPATYANGKICYIEIPATDIARSAEFYQKAFGWNIRKRGDGATAFDDAVGEVSGAWVLGRPPASKPGFVIYIMVDSVESAVDAVIASGGKIVQPIGVDAPEITARFTDPAGNVIGLYQQPQ encoded by the coding sequence ATGCCTGCTACGTATGCCAACGGCAAGATCTGCTACATCGAGATTCCCGCCACCGACATTGCGCGCTCAGCTGAGTTCTACCAGAAAGCATTCGGCTGGAACATTCGCAAGCGGGGCGACGGTGCTACTGCCTTCGACGACGCCGTCGGTGAAGTGAGCGGAGCGTGGGTGCTGGGGCGTCCGCCGGCATCCAAGCCGGGATTCGTCATTTACATCATGGTGGACAGCGTGGAGTCGGCGGTGGACGCGGTCATTGCCTCCGGCGGCAAAATCGTGCAGCCCATCGGCGTTGACGCCCCGGAGATCACCGCCAGGTTCACCGATCCGGCAGGAAACGTGATCGGCCTGTACCAGCAACCCCAATGA
- a CDS encoding glycosyltransferase family 1 protein: MRVGFDIRPIRDFGVGTYIRNVVRTLGLLDQSGEYFLIGGRDRVREIGKLPPNFHVVPFAEEEHSPRGYIGFAKVLRHYACDLVHIPHLFWTPLYLPCPYVMTVHDLLDFMYRAHNGSGLRRAAHRYLTHRVLSRAARILAVSQFTKMDIQRLFNIPQDKIEVVYNAIDERFRVGHATDADRELIAERYQCNYPFILYAGRISPHKNVVRIIEAFSALKTELEKEDKFPDLKLIIIGDEVSRHPDLRRTVVKSGVQNDVRFLGFVPVEVLRIFYDVAKVFVFPSLYEGFGLPPLEAMAHGTPVVASNTSSLPEVVGSAAVLVNPENVFEIMRALHKVLVDQPLREKLKQRGYEQVQRFSWDTSAQQILDVYREVAGAPAAAAVETPIAQV; the protein is encoded by the coding sequence GTGCGCGTGGGGTTTGACATCCGGCCGATCCGGGACTTTGGAGTCGGCACTTATATCCGCAACGTAGTGCGGACGCTGGGGCTGCTGGACCAGAGCGGCGAATATTTCCTGATCGGCGGGCGCGATCGGGTGCGCGAGATCGGTAAGCTGCCGCCCAACTTCCACGTCGTTCCGTTTGCCGAAGAGGAACATTCGCCGCGCGGATATATCGGATTCGCGAAGGTGTTGCGCCATTACGCCTGCGACCTGGTTCACATCCCGCACCTGTTCTGGACACCGCTGTACCTGCCTTGCCCCTACGTGATGACGGTGCACGACCTGCTTGATTTCATGTACCGGGCGCATAACGGATCAGGCTTGCGCCGGGCGGCTCACCGCTACCTGACCCACCGCGTGCTCAGCCGGGCGGCGCGCATCCTGGCGGTCTCGCAATTCACGAAGATGGATATCCAGCGGCTGTTCAATATTCCCCAGGACAAGATCGAAGTGGTGTACAACGCGATCGACGAACGTTTCCGCGTTGGCCACGCCACCGATGCCGACCGGGAGCTGATCGCCGAACGCTACCAGTGCAATTACCCGTTCATCTTGTACGCCGGCAGGATCAGCCCGCATAAGAACGTGGTTCGCATCATCGAGGCGTTTTCGGCGCTAAAAACGGAGTTGGAGAAGGAAGACAAATTCCCGGATTTGAAGTTAATCATCATCGGCGACGAAGTTTCGCGCCATCCTGACTTGCGGCGGACGGTGGTCAAGAGCGGCGTGCAAAATGACGTGCGCTTCCTGGGCTTCGTGCCCGTCGAGGTGCTGCGGATTTTTTACGACGTGGCGAAAGTTTTCGTGTTCCCGTCCCTCTACGAGGGATTCGGCCTGCCGCCGCTGGAGGCGATGGCGCACGGAACCCCAGTGGTGGCGTCGAATACATCGTCGCTGCCGGAAGTTGTGGGCAGCGCGGCGGTGCTGGTGAATCCTGAGAACGTGTTTGAAATCATGCGCGCTCTGCATAAGGTCCTGGTGGACCAACCGCTGCGGGAGAAGCTGAAGCAGCGGGGCTATGAGCAGGTGCAGCGTTTCTCCTGGGACACCTCGGCGCAGCAAATCCTGGATGTGTACCGCGAAGTCGCAGGCGCGCCAGCGGCGGCGGCTGTGGAGACCCCCATAGCGCAAGTCTGA
- the rpiB gene encoding ribose 5-phosphate isomerase B encodes MKIALGADHAGFPLKEKVKQWLTEQGVQVDDKGTLSSDSVDYPDYARKVGEEVAAKKADRGVLVCGSGIGMAIAANKVPGVRAANAHTVYEAQMSREHNDANVLTLGARVMTDEEAHSILDMWLRTKFAGGRHQRRVEKISQIEREERVPTS; translated from the coding sequence ATGAAAATCGCACTCGGCGCCGACCATGCGGGTTTCCCGCTCAAAGAAAAAGTGAAGCAGTGGCTGACCGAACAGGGTGTCCAGGTCGATGACAAGGGCACATTGTCCAGCGACTCCGTCGATTACCCGGACTATGCGCGCAAGGTTGGCGAAGAGGTGGCGGCGAAGAAAGCCGATCGCGGCGTGCTGGTATGCGGCAGCGGGATTGGCATGGCGATAGCAGCCAACAAAGTTCCCGGGGTCCGCGCCGCCAACGCGCATACGGTTTATGAGGCGCAGATGTCACGCGAGCACAACGATGCCAACGTGCTGACGCTGGGCGCGCGCGTCATGACCGACGAGGAAGCGCACAGCATCCTGGATATGTGGTTACGCACGAAGTTTGCCGGCGGCCGGCACCAGCGGCGGGTGGAAAAGATCTCCCAAATCGAGCGCGAAGAGCGTGTCCCGACCAGCTAA
- a CDS encoding STAS domain-containing protein translates to MAANPLPNPELDLATDHIPGGTIVHCKGRITSETTEHLKTSVKPLFEQGKTLVLDLTDVSYMDSSGLGTIVGMYISAKTAHCRLKLVNLNQRLKELFSITRLGEVMSEGRDPNDFGIP, encoded by the coding sequence ATGGCCGCGAATCCTCTCCCCAATCCCGAGCTTGACCTGGCTACCGATCACATACCGGGCGGGACCATCGTTCACTGCAAGGGAAGAATAACTTCAGAAACGACAGAACACCTCAAGACGTCCGTCAAGCCTCTTTTTGAACAAGGCAAAACGTTGGTGTTGGACTTGACTGATGTGAGTTACATGGACAGCTCGGGCTTGGGCACTATCGTCGGAATGTACATTTCGGCGAAAACTGCCCACTGCCGGTTGAAGCTCGTCAACTTGAACCAGCGTTTGAAGGAGCTATTCAGCATTACCAGGTTGGGCGAGGTAATGTCGGAAGGACGCGACCCGAACGATTTCGGCATTCCGTAA
- the glyA gene encoding serine hydroxymethyltransferase — protein sequence MKQPMSRPLYEVDPEVANAIYNEERRQHEGLELIASENFVSEAVLEAMGSVFTNKYAEGYPGKRYYGGCEFTDVVETLARERAKQLFGAEHANVQPHSGSSANMEAYAAVIQPGDTVFGLNLAHGGHLTHGHHLNFSGKTYKIVPYGVTKETETIDYDDLEKMAERERPKLIIGGGSAYPRIIDFARMRQIADKVGAIYLVDMAHFAGLVAGGVHPSPVPHAQIVTTTTHKTLRGPRAGMILCQKMARIGDKDIDLAAAIDKTVFPGDQGGPLVHMVAAKAVCFHEAMQPEFKDYARQIVGNAKVLAKTLADDGFRIISGGTDTHLMLVDVFSKGMLGSEAEKALGAAGITVNKNAIPFDTNPPMKPSGIRIGTPALTTRGMKENEMRQIGHWIAEALNNRTDGQTLGRIKREVLQLCEAFPLYPERRARAMVGMH from the coding sequence ATGAAGCAGCCCATGTCCCGTCCTCTTTACGAAGTAGACCCGGAAGTCGCCAACGCCATTTACAACGAAGAGCGCCGCCAGCACGAGGGCCTGGAACTGATCGCCAGCGAGAACTTCGTGAGCGAAGCCGTGCTGGAAGCGATGGGCTCGGTGTTCACCAACAAGTATGCTGAGGGATATCCGGGCAAGCGCTATTACGGCGGATGCGAGTTCACCGATGTAGTGGAAACGCTGGCCCGCGAACGCGCCAAGCAACTGTTCGGCGCCGAGCACGCCAACGTGCAGCCGCACTCGGGATCGTCGGCAAACATGGAGGCATATGCGGCGGTCATTCAGCCCGGCGACACCGTCTTTGGACTGAACCTGGCGCACGGAGGCCACCTCACCCACGGTCATCACCTGAACTTTTCCGGCAAGACCTACAAGATCGTTCCTTACGGCGTCACCAAGGAAACGGAAACCATCGATTACGATGACCTGGAGAAGATGGCGGAGCGCGAGCGGCCGAAGCTGATCATTGGCGGCGGCTCGGCCTACCCTCGCATCATTGATTTCGCGCGCATGCGCCAGATCGCGGATAAGGTCGGCGCCATTTACCTGGTGGACATGGCGCATTTTGCCGGGCTGGTGGCGGGCGGCGTGCATCCCTCGCCCGTGCCGCACGCGCAGATCGTCACCACGACCACGCACAAGACGCTGCGCGGGCCGCGAGCGGGGATGATCCTGTGCCAGAAGATGGCGCGGATTGGCGATAAGGACATTGACCTGGCAGCGGCGATCGACAAGACGGTATTTCCCGGCGACCAGGGCGGCCCGCTGGTGCACATGGTCGCCGCCAAAGCCGTGTGCTTCCACGAAGCAATGCAGCCGGAATTCAAAGATTATGCGCGGCAAATTGTCGGCAACGCCAAGGTACTGGCGAAGACGCTCGCCGACGACGGCTTCCGCATCATCTCCGGCGGCACCGACACGCACTTGATGCTGGTGGACGTGTTCAGCAAGGGCATGCTCGGCAGCGAAGCGGAGAAGGCGCTGGGCGCGGCCGGCATCACCGTCAACAAGAACGCCATCCCGTTCGACACCAACCCGCCGATGAAGCCGAGCGGCATCCGCATCGGGACCCCGGCGCTGACCACGCGCGGCATGAAAGAAAATGAAATGCGCCAGATCGGCCACTGGATCGCAGAGGCGCTCAACAATCGCACCGACGGGCAGACGCTGGGCAGGATCAAACGCGAAGTGCTGCAGCTCTGCGAGGCGTTTCCGTTGTATCCGGAGCGCCGGGCGCGGGCGATGGTGGGAATGCACTGA